Below is a window of Entelurus aequoreus isolate RoL-2023_Sb linkage group LG07, RoL_Eaeq_v1.1, whole genome shotgun sequence DNA.
accacctgatggcgtgtttggtgacctcagcgtccgtggctgaccttgtcaacacatttttactcacagcacctgtaatcaaacaagattacaagacagatacgtttatgtttatggtaggaagcatccaaagccaagtatgcttacacaatacaaaatatgtgataggtattaaggagattacatttgaaaaaaaaaaaaggacttaaagttactggaggtggttaaaataaggcgcgtaaactatgaatttgtgatcagggtataggtgtgcaagacatccaaaatgtttaaacaatatcgttatttggttccttgatcagagtacttgtttggctctgttggatgatgGCGgctgggggttgggggtgggtggcataaataaatatccataacccaactttgggaggttgacattgttttcttattatatttgtactatcattctatgtttgtattcgtgtaggccaggggtgtccaaagtgcggcccgggggccatttgcggcctgcaggtcattttttaacggccccagggcacattttttaaaaatacgatcgaaataaataaaaaacattaaaagtggtatttaaagagcaaacaggtgaaatgtaacaagaaaatgtagcaatgtttactctaatcacacaaagctgccatgtaggctgtttctttctttaaaaaataataatgaatcaaaatcaatgtcattatgaattattgacctattcaaggcttaagaagtttaccttcgcaatcagctggtcttggttgtgcttaatagtttccagcaggctaaggatgtggattacctcaggcgctgttgacaaacagcagtataaaattaacatgtttcagtgtttatcctcattactcataatcctgacattagctattgaccttagttaatgacaaaagttattgacaaagtttgaagaaaatatgtgattgcttgtgaatttgaattttttccaaaatttgtggcacagaatgaccatccggtatttgtcagttattgctcaccagagcaggaaatgttgtcggccattcttccccctcgccatgttggcctgtaggccaggctggatccaggctcctgggtctgccacatgttgagggctgctggtgaggggggtggagggagtcgaggagggactgccgttcctagtgaggtgggcattgtgagagagccatcagttaaccatgactggtaatacccaaggggcctatctatacactaatatttcagagatcagtccctaccttgtgtaactctctgcatgtttaatgcaggtgctggtgaaggcatatgaatgcgtccttccccatggtgaggtgctaagggagataaattggtattaaatggttgtgatctgttaaccatggttactggatgctgagatattatttcagagatcagtctttacctagaaagttatctccagttgaggagtcgagttgacaagtactcatgactcttgctggcactcggcgagacggtggagctgggagaagggatacaaggagaggggaatatctttagcactaagaatgttaaccatatctttaatattaatgtggtggtttcgtctacaacgctaaatatatcctgtggtgtacctcagggatcaatataggacctaaattattcaatgtctagatacatgacatttgtaaagttacaaaagatttaaagttcgtattatttgcggatgatacaacagcgttttgttcaggggagaacacacagaagataatacaaataataacagaagaaattaacaaattaaaaagatggtttgacaaaaacagactatctttgaatctcagtaaaactaaaataatgctatttggtaacagtagaaaagaaagtcaaacacaaatacaaatagacggaatggaaattgaaagagtaaatgaaaccaaatttctaggtataatgattgatgataaattgaactggaaatctcaagtaaaaaatatacaacataaagtagcaagaaacacgtcaataatgaataaagcaaaacatgtcctagacaaaaaatcacttcatattctctactgttcactagtgttacatatctgagttattgtgtagaaatatggggaaataattacaaaagtacacttcattcattaacggtgttacaaaaaagatcagttagaataatatataatgttggatatagagaacacacaaatcctttatttattgaatcaaagatactgaaattccacgacatagtgaatttgcaaacagctaaaattataaacaaagcaaactataacctgctacccaagaatatacaacaattcttctcaaaaaaagaggagaaaaataatcttagagagaaatgtaatttaaaacatttgtacgcacatacaacacttaagaccttcagtatatcagcattatcatgcattaagcaaagcaatcaaacaatgtactaatatgatcaattatttatgcttacatgtggaaataataataataataatagtaaataaaataataataataaaaaaaggtaaataaagcataaaatagtctctaataaattaaataaataaaaaacagcatataaaatatatacatcagcaaataacaaaaatatagatcaagaaaaaggatccttaatatgtgcagcaatttttcccactcacatcacctcattttatatttttttctacaattaactatgccaaaaaacacatagacataccttttttttgtaatggaaacaaaaacaacatggcgtcacacacagctagtccacagtaaacaggatctcgagctccactaaagaacaaagaaagaaataatacacactcacattaatggcaaagaacggctgttcCCATTAgcgttacgttgttgactaacgcagtaacgttagcgacctgggcctaaacaacactgacaataaagtaatacgctttcgtttcaagcagttggatatatgtggaatatcgtagcatgtaacctacacacattcacagcgtctaacaaaagatggcctaagttaactgtattgaactttttactcaccggcttcacgcgggaaactttcacattctggagtcggggtcccccggaacacaaaacacagataaaagacaattttacaatagcacggcgaaaaaatgaccgtcgtgtgtgggttttttgacgaataacactcttttccacttttcttcgctcgggcctcacctaccgcgtgcagccatttcgaattttctgtatacgtgacgccagacgcacgtccccatgcaaagcattctgggaggcggagctggaaataaagccttttttttacagaatataaagttttactgctagtgctaatatcaaacaacgtcattacaatcatacataaatgatgatggaaacacaaaggctgatctttactgcgaatgtagcaataaatctatacttacgttcgtgttccagcaaagaaagtccagagatcttggctcatgcgcgtacacgctagtaggcgcgtccacgtctgcaggtgcagacattggtcggctcagcgcgcgtaggcggagcctataactctaggcggcgcgcgccggtttggtttgtcgcgtccgcgtatgcgtatgcgaatcagacacaagtccgctcaggatcagctgtctgaccgtacaattttcctCTAGGCCAAGGAtgtcgaactcattttagctcaggggccgcatggaggaaaatctattcccgagtgggccgtaatggtaaaatcatggcatgataacttaaaaataaagacaaatccaggttcttttctttgttttattttggccaaaaatagaatgaGACACATTCTGAAaaagtacaaatcacaaataatcctctggacaaaacacttaaagtttgtctaaaattctgaggaaattggtgcagtttcaaaaacacaacgagcttagactttgtctcagagtatctacaaagccaggattcaaactttaagtcacagtctttctgggattgaacaaaaaaacacaacatgtaaactcttgtaggtatcaaatacctcctttgtcatgtccacgtatcaatccagtgctaactcaacaaaccatgagaaacggaggtaaaaactctaCAAaatggttaagttcacttttcttgtgtttgacagagacattttggggtaaCGAGGATGCCAAGTGACGATGTGTTCCAAGCAGAAGACATTAAACGGCAGGTTTTAGGTTTCATGAGGGTCaatgaggaggagccacagtccccctttactgtgtacctcttgcttggccttggtataaaccgtttgcttgcctatcagaattgctattgtgacatcgaGTGGACACATTTTAAacagcagatttttttttgtaaaaaaaaaaaaaaagcagctcattttcatacttggcaaactcatcacgcgggccagaaaaaaactgtttacgggcctgatccggcccgcgggccgtacgtttgacacccctgctctaggcggagccaaaacgaatgtgacagtaacgcgggttgggcgacttgaaggcggatccgtatagcagtcttctgctgtgtgggaacctgcctcgaattctcaccggcattgaaagtaaacaggtttttaaaagaaaactaatattttatctgagtctgtaaattaatttgcttgttgatgatttttgtttgtttttttattgtgtaattatatttatattgtaattCATATTctgagactgtaaattgtttgcttgttgattatttttatttgtttctgtattgtgtaaatataattatatgcttttacttgtaatggtattgagtttgtggaccccaggaagactagtggattgttgtggcaaccagctaatggggatccttaataaaaataaaaataaaaatcactctCCCCAACTTATTGCGAGACGCCATTGCTGCATTTATACCAAGAAAGATCATAACCAGAAAGCCTGGTGATGAAGCTTGGTTTGACGGACAATGCAGAAGAGCAGCCAAGAAACAAGTAAAGAGACAATTTAACAACAAGCTGAAAAAAGATATATCGGACAAAGCACTCAGCTCGAAGAAATGGTGGGGCATTGTCAATTCTCTCTCAGAGAGAAGTGGCTCtacggcagtgtttcccacatattcatttatttgtggcggcccgccatgaaagaattacgtccgccatgactcggattttcttaatttttattttcgggatttgaatgcatttattttgaaaggactgctggagagagacgggggaggggggagagagggtgagaggggggattgacgcggaacaaagcgactgtcaggtgggatcgaactgggtcgccgccgcagcgggtgctctaccaggtgagataggttatagctgcatcgctcgcggcttgtcatatatttaacgttaatccgcgatttcaccgagcgtttcactgacggtgagcagcctgacgctgcttcattaacacttgactcgggggccggggcagacgcacgcagtaacagtcacctgttaccataccgacgagctaacgtgtccaggttataaacctgttgtcaataaacacacgtggagacggtgctttagatactaatactaatttgatactgtagtagttatcttttgtgtattcataatgtaaaatggatggatggatggatggatggatggatggatggatggacgtttaaaacaaaactgttattattaattagtaagtatacattttttgagcctttttagagaaaatcatatcattgtagtaaattatgcaaattactcgatgatgacatggtgaccacgcccatagccacgcccccaccgccacaggtatcttggtagtttatgggaaacactgtacggaCATACTCGTCATCGAACATCAGGGTATCTCCCATATCTCAGCAAGTGAAAAGGCCAACATCTTCTGCCAAATCTTTGCGGACAAGTGCACATTGCCTGGGGCATCAGCACAACCTTAGCTTAAGAGCCCACCACCAGTCTCTCACTTTGGCGTGTCCACTGCAAACCCAAAGAGGTGAGGAACATCCTACGCAAGCTAGACCCAGGTAGGGCCTCAGGGCCGGATGAAATGAAATCCCGACTAGGGTCCTCAAAGAGTGTGCCAAAGCCGTCTCTTTAAACTCCTCTTCTCTCGTGGCTTGTTTCCTGACCAATGGAAAACTGCAAGAGTGATCCCAATTCACAAAAGGGACTCTAAATCAGATCCATTCAAATACCGTCCCATATCCCTGCTCAGCGTCATCAGTAGAGTGATTGAATCCTCTGTCCACAAACAGCTACAGAGATATTTCCTCCGCCATGACCTTATCTCCAGTAAACAATATGGTTTCAGACCAAACCACAGCACAGCAGACCTCCTTACAGTTTTGTCACAGACCTGGAACAACATCCTCGAAAAAGGTGGCAAAGTGTACGCTGTCGCACTGGACATTATGAGTGCATTCGACCAGGTTTGGCACAATGACCTATGTGCTTAGCTAACTTCAAAGGGTGTAACTGGAAGACTGCACGTCTGGCTACAGAACTACCTTTAAAGAAGAACCATCAAGGTTGTGCTCTCTGGTCAATCTTCATTTCCACATTCCATCAATGTAtctaccccagggatcaatttcCGATCCATTACTATTCTCCATCTTCATAGATGATGTTGTGGAACAGTGTGAGAACACCATATTCCTGTATTTGGACGACTCCACCATCTTAGCACCTAACAACATTAAATGGACCGGAGGTAGCTGTATTGCTAAACAAAGACCTGGAGAACATCCGAAAGTGGGCTGACACCTGGAAGGTCACTTTCAAGCTCAACAAGTGCAAGGTTAAAATCCTGTCCAGGAAGAGGAATCCATCCCGCCCAGATCTCTTCTTCGGGGTAACTAAAATTAGGCTCTGTGAGTAGATAGAGTTTCTGGGTCTTTGTATTGACTCCAAACTAACGTGGACCTGTCCAACATCTGCAAACGTGCTGGTCATGATCAACGTCTCGGAGCGCTACGTAAACTGGCCAACAAGCTTGGCCCTAAAGGCAGAGACAACATTTATAAGATCCAGGTCAGGAGCATTATGGAGTACTAATGCCTAGCCTGGATGAATGCCGCTCAGACCACTCTCGGGCAGCTCAACATCATCCAAAAAAGGCTCTAAAAAGCATTGCCGTGGATGAAGACTTTGCCATCAGCAAGCTGTTATCGACTAGCAGTTGCAGCAACGACTGCcctttatatcagtggtccccaacctttttgtagctggggaccggtcaacgcttgaaaatttgtcccacggaccgggggggcggggggggggggatttttaaaaatgttttatttatttatttttcataaagaaatacaatcatgtgtgcttacggactgtatccctgcagactgtattgatctatattgatatataatgcatatattgtgttttttatgttgattaaatttttttattattttttttacatttttttattatttcttgcgcggcccggtaccaatcggtctgcggaccggtaccggccgCGGccccgtggttggggaccactgctttatatgATGCATACCCCTAGTTCTCCTGCGAATCTTAAAGCACTGCTACTCCCAACTTACATCTCAGATGGTATCACCCGAAAGGTGCTACCAAGCCATGCCCTGGAAAC
It encodes the following:
- the LOC133653053 gene encoding uncharacterized protein LOC133653053 isoform X2; the protein is MIVMTLFDISTSSKTLYSVKKRLYFQLRLPECFAWGRASGVTYTENSKWLHAVGEARAKKSGKECYSSKNPHTTVIFSPCYCKIVFYLCFVFRGTPTPECESFPREAAPPSRRVPARVMSTCQLDSSTGDNFLAPHHGEGRIHMPSPAPALNMQRVTQGTAVPPRLPPPPSPAALNMWQTQEPGSSLAYRPTWRGGRMADNISCSAPEVIHILSLLETIKHNQDQLIAKVL
- the LOC133653053 gene encoding uncharacterized protein LOC133653053 isoform X3 → MLFLFPLQKKAPPSRRVPARVMSTCQLDSSTGDNFLAPHHGEGRIHMPSPAPALNMQRVTQGTAVPPRLPPPPSPAALNMWQTQEPGSSLAYRPTWRGGRMADNISCSAPEVIHILSLLETIKHNQDQLIAKVNFLSLE
- the LOC133653053 gene encoding uncharacterized protein LOC133653053 isoform X1, giving the protein MIVMTLFDISTSSKTLYSVKKRLYFQLRLPECFAWGRASGVTYTENSKWLHAVGEARAKKSGKECYSSKNPHTTVIFSPCYCKIVFYLCFVFRGTPTPECESFPREAAPPSRRVPARVMSTCQLDSSTGDNFLAPHHGEGRIHMPSPAPALNMQRVTQGTAVPPRLPPPPSPAALNMWQTQEPGSSLAYRPTWRGGRMADNISCSAPEVIHILSLLETIKHNQDQLIAKVNFLSLE